The Paraburkholderia megapolitana genomic sequence GCAGGATCGACAGCGCCGTGACGGTCTTGCCCGAGCCCGACTCGCCGACGAGCGCCACCCGCTCGCCGCGCTCGATCGCGAGCGTGACGTCGTCGACCGCGACGGTATCGCCGAAACTCACGTGCAGGTGGTCCAGTTCCAGCAGCGGGCCAGCGGGCGATAGTGTCGGCATTGACATTGGTGTTGCAGCCGCGCTCATTGATTGCCTCCCGCGCGCATCGCGTCCGCCATGCGCGTGTCGAGCGCGTTACGCAATGCATCGCCCATGAAGGTCAGCAACAGCAGCATTGCCACGAGCACGCCGAACGTCGACAACGAGATCCACCATGCGTCGAGATTTGCCTTGCCCTGCGCGAGCAGTTCGCCGAGGCTCGGCGTCGGCGACGGCACGCCGAGGCCGAGAAAATCGAGGCTAGTCAGCGCGAGAATCGAGCCGCTCATGCGGAACGGCAGGAACGTGATGACCGGCGTCAGGCTGTTCGGCAACACGTGGCGCCAGATGATCTGCCAGTTCGACAGCCCCATCGCGCGCGCCGCGCGGACGTAGTCCTGGTTGCGGTTGCGCAGGAATTCCGCGCGCACGTAATCGGATAGCCCGATCCAGCCGAACAGCGACAGCAGCACGATCAGCAGGATGAAACCGGGCTCGAAGATCGACGCGAAGATGATCAGCAGATACAGCTCCGGCATCGCGCTCCATATCTCGATCAGCCGTTGCCCGACGATGTCGATACGTCCGCCGAAGAAACCCTGCACCGCGCCCGCCAATACGCCAAGCACCGTGCCGATCAACGTCAGCACGAGCGCAAACTCAACCGATACGCGAAAGCCGTACAGCAGGCGCGCGAACAGGTCGCGGCCGCGGTCGTCGGTGCCGAGCCAGTTATCACGCGACGGCGGCGCCGGGTTCGCCGCTTTCGAAAAATAGTTCAGCGTGTCGTAGTAGTAGCGGTTCGGCGGATAGAGCGCGAAATTGCCGGGCGTATCGAAGCGATGCTTGATATACGGATCGAGATAATCGGCTGCCGTCGGAAAATCGCCGCCGAAAGTCGTCTCCGGGTAAGTCTTGAAGAGCGGGAAATACAGATGTCCGTCGTAGCGCACGACGAGCGGCTTGTCGTTCGACCATAGCGGCCCGGCGAGACTCGCCGCAAATGCGACGACGAAGACGATCAGACTCCAGTAGCCGAGGCGCTGCTGCTTGAAGCGTTGCCAGACGCGGCGCGCCGGCGACGGTGACACAAAAGCGCGCACGGTCTGCGTGCGCGCGGCAAGATCGGATCGGACGCGGGCTCGATTCAAGTCAGCGCTCCAGTTGTTCGAATTGAATGCGCGGATCGACCCAGACGTAGCAAAGGTCCGAGATGAGCTTCGTCGCGAGGCCGATCAGCGTGAAAAGATAGAGCGTGCCGAGCACGACCGGATAGTCGCGCCGCGTCACCGACTCGTACGACAGCAGACCGAGACCGTCGAGCGAGAACAGTGTTTCGATCAGCAGGCTGCCGGTGAAGAACGCGCCGATAAACGCTGCCGGGAAACCGACAATCAGCGGCAGCAGCGCGTTGCGGAACACATGCTTCCACAGTACTCGCCGCTCCGACAGCCCCTTCGCTCGCGCGGTCAGCACGTACTGCTTGCGGATCTCGTCGAGAAACGCGTTCTTGGTCAACATCGTGACGACCGCGAAACTGCCGACCACCGACGCGAACACAGGCAGCGTGATATGCCACAGGTAATCGACGATCTTGCCGCCTACAGAAAGCTGCGCCCAGTTATCCGACGTGAGGTTGCGCAGCGGAAAGATCTGCAGGAACGATCCGCCGCCGAACAGCACGAGCAACAATATGCCGAGCACGAAACCCGGAATCGCATAGCCGAACAGCACGAGCAGGCTCGTCGCAAAGTCGAAGCGCGAGCCGTTGCGCACCGCCTTCGCGATGCCGAGCGGCACCGAAATCAGATACGTGAGAAAGAAGGTCCACAGGCCGATGCTGATCGACACCGGCAGCTTCGAGACGATCAGCGACCACACACTTTGATGCCGGAAGTAACTGTCGCCGAGGTCGAAGCGCAGGAAGCGTTTGAGCATCAGCCCATAGCGTTCGAGCGGCGGTTTGTCGAAACCGTATAGCGCCTTGAGTTGCGCGATCTGCTGCGCGTCGACGCCGCTATGCGCACGCAGACCGAACGGCGCGCCCTGCTCCGCGCCTCTGCGCATGTCATGCACGGCCTGCTCGACAGGACCTCCGGGCACGAACTGGATCACCACGAACGTGAGCGTCAGCACGCCGAACAGCGTCGGGATCATCAGCAGCAGACGTTTGAGGATGTAGCTCCACATAGGCGGCGATCGGGCAAACGGGCTAGAGAGAAGGAATGGCGACGAACGGCGCGCGGGTCAGTGCGGTACGAACCACCACGTCGAGGTGATCCAGTCGTTTGCCTGATAGTACAGCGGCAGCGTCTTCGGCCATGCGAGTCCGCGTCTGAAGGCGACGCGGTGCACCGCGCTATACCATTGCGGCACCACATAGTAGCCATGCATCAGGACGCGGTCGAGCGCATGAGTTGCATCGACGAGCTGCTCGCGTGTCTGTGCCTTTACGAGCGTATGCAGGATCGCATCGACGGCCGGCGAACGCAGGCCGATCAGATTGCCTGATCCGGGCTCGCCGGCTGCCTTGCTGCTGAACCGGTCGATCTGTTCGGAGCCCGGCAGTTGAACGTCGGGATAGCGGAGGCTCGTCATATC encodes the following:
- a CDS encoding ABC transporter permease — translated: MNRARVRSDLAARTQTVRAFVSPSPARRVWQRFKQQRLGYWSLIVFVVAFAASLAGPLWSNDKPLVVRYDGHLYFPLFKTYPETTFGGDFPTAADYLDPYIKHRFDTPGNFALYPPNRYYYDTLNYFSKAANPAPPSRDNWLGTDDRGRDLFARLLYGFRVSVEFALVLTLIGTVLGVLAGAVQGFFGGRIDIVGQRLIEIWSAMPELYLLIIFASIFEPGFILLIVLLSLFGWIGLSDYVRAEFLRNRNQDYVRAARAMGLSNWQIIWRHVLPNSLTPVITFLPFRMSGSILALTSLDFLGLGVPSPTPSLGELLAQGKANLDAWWISLSTFGVLVAMLLLLTFMGDALRNALDTRMADAMRAGGNQ
- a CDS encoding microcin C ABC transporter permease YejB: MWSYILKRLLLMIPTLFGVLTLTFVVIQFVPGGPVEQAVHDMRRGAEQGAPFGLRAHSGVDAQQIAQLKALYGFDKPPLERYGLMLKRFLRFDLGDSYFRHQSVWSLIVSKLPVSISIGLWTFFLTYLISVPLGIAKAVRNGSRFDFATSLLVLFGYAIPGFVLGILLLVLFGGGSFLQIFPLRNLTSDNWAQLSVGGKIVDYLWHITLPVFASVVGSFAVVTMLTKNAFLDEIRKQYVLTARAKGLSERRVLWKHVFRNALLPLIVGFPAAFIGAFFTGSLLIETLFSLDGLGLLSYESVTRRDYPVVLGTLYLFTLIGLATKLISDLCYVWVDPRIQFEQLER